One genomic window of Pecten maximus chromosome 3, xPecMax1.1, whole genome shotgun sequence includes the following:
- the LOC117324526 gene encoding SERTA domain-containing protein 2-like → MGIKRKLDEYDEGGEKNIEPGIQRQSVLDISMFKLQTHPARRVEPSLLRSVLILNTLKHIECELQKEGVSSDFSEAASMTLNENSDMSMDVLPDCENIGNGDIQSDLSELHISSSMETTSQSIPKDTVNPLPPIESFVELSSAFPLSNGSLSCGPMKVKNSCHDSKEQFTNSEQHMQLNFPVKTEDILTDIDVSTCDFDIFSSLASSMKLTPLSAEEVMHSFPVHDGYSTLFSNCSQVGASCKSDLMPEDIDNIMQILVGT, encoded by the coding sequence atggGAATCAAAAGAAAACTAGATGAATATGATGAAGGTGGTGAGAAAAATATTGAGCCTGGCATTCAGCGACAGTCAGTTTTGGACATCTCGATGTTCAAGCTTCAAACCCACCCAGCTAGAAGAGTAGAACCATCATTACTACGATCAGTCTTAATTCTTAACACCCTGAAACACATAGAATGTGAACTTCAGAAAGAAGGGGTTTCAAGCGATTTTTCTGAAGCTGCCTCAATGACACTAAATGAAAACTCTGACATGTCAATGGATGTATTGCCGGACTGTGAAAATATCGGAAATGGTGACATCCAGTCTGATCTGTCGGAGCTCCACATCAGCAGCAGCATGGAGACTACAAGTCAATCTATTCCAAAGGACACTGTGAACCCACTCCCACCCATCGAGTCATTTGTTGAACTATCTAGTGCTTTTCCTCTATCAAATGGATCATTATCTTGTGGACCTATGAAAGTCAAAAACTCTTGTCATGATTCCAAAGAACAATTTACAAACTCTGAACAACACATGCAGTTGAATTTCCCAGTGAAAACTGAAGATATCTTGACTGATATAGATGTATCAACAtgtgattttgacattttctcaTCACTCGCCTCCAGTATGAAATTAACACCGCTAAGTGCAGAAGAAGTTATGCATTCATTTCCTGTGCATGATGGCTACTCAACGCTATTCAGCAATTGTAGTCAAGTGGGTGCATCGTGTAAGAGCGACCTAATGCCAGAAGATATTGACAATATAATGCAAATATTAGTTGGTACCTAG